The following proteins come from a genomic window of Pseudomonas putida:
- a CDS encoding purine permease, whose protein sequence is MSESRKAYIPIAPPREPLPLFQLFLVGLQHVLLMYGGAIAVPLIIGQAAGLSREEVAFLINADLLVAGVATIIQSFGIGPVGIRMPVMMGASFAAVGSMVAMAGMPGVGLQGIFGATIAAGFFGMLIAPFMSKVVRFFPPLVTGTVITSIGLSLFPVAVNWAGGGQDAQTFGSPIYLLVAGLVLAVILLINRFMRGFWVNVSVLVGMGLGYILAGSIGMVDLSGLNEAPWLQVVTPLHFGMPTFSLAPILSMCLVVVIIFVESTGMFLALGKVTDREVTPGMLRRGLLCDAGASFIAGFFNTFTHSSFAQNIGLVQMTGVRCRYVTIVAGALLILLSLLPKAAFLIASIPPAVLGGASIAMFGMVTATGIKILQEADIGDRRNQLLVAVSVGFGLIPVVRPEFFAQMPQWMEPITHSGIAMATVSALVLNVLFNILGGADRAMHNDVCHQH, encoded by the coding sequence ATGTCCGAGTCACGCAAGGCGTATATCCCCATTGCGCCGCCGCGAGAACCCTTGCCCCTGTTCCAACTGTTCCTGGTTGGCCTGCAACACGTTCTGCTGATGTACGGTGGCGCGATCGCCGTGCCGTTGATCATCGGCCAGGCCGCCGGGTTGTCCCGTGAAGAAGTCGCTTTCCTGATCAACGCCGACCTGCTTGTCGCTGGCGTCGCTACCATCATCCAGTCGTTCGGTATCGGCCCGGTGGGCATCCGCATGCCGGTGATGATGGGTGCCAGTTTCGCCGCCGTCGGCAGCATGGTGGCCATGGCCGGCATGCCCGGCGTGGGCCTGCAGGGGATCTTCGGTGCGACCATCGCTGCCGGGTTCTTCGGCATGCTGATCGCGCCGTTCATGTCTAAGGTTGTCCGCTTCTTCCCACCGTTGGTCACTGGTACGGTGATCACCTCGATTGGCCTGTCGCTGTTCCCGGTGGCAGTCAACTGGGCCGGTGGCGGCCAGGACGCTCAAACGTTCGGCTCGCCGATCTACCTGCTGGTGGCCGGCCTGGTACTGGCCGTGATCCTGCTGATCAACCGCTTCATGCGCGGTTTCTGGGTCAATGTGTCGGTACTGGTGGGCATGGGCCTTGGCTACATCCTGGCCGGCTCCATCGGCATGGTCGACCTGTCGGGCCTGAATGAAGCACCGTGGTTGCAGGTGGTCACCCCGCTGCACTTCGGCATGCCGACCTTCAGCCTGGCGCCGATCCTGTCCATGTGCCTGGTAGTGGTGATCATCTTCGTCGAGTCCACCGGCATGTTCCTGGCCTTGGGCAAGGTGACTGATCGTGAAGTAACCCCTGGCATGCTGCGTCGCGGCCTGCTGTGCGATGCCGGTGCGTCGTTCATTGCAGGCTTCTTCAACACCTTCACCCACTCCTCGTTCGCCCAGAACATCGGCCTGGTGCAAATGACCGGGGTGCGCTGCCGCTATGTCACCATCGTGGCCGGTGCACTGCTGATCCTGCTCAGCCTGCTGCCCAAAGCGGCCTTCCTGATTGCCTCGATCCCGCCTGCGGTACTGGGCGGCGCGTCCATCGCCATGTTCGGCATGGTCACTGCCACCGGGATCAAGATTCTTCAGGAGGCGGACATCGGCGACCGCCGCAACCAGCTGCTGGTTGCCGTGAGCGTCGGCTTCGGGTTGATCCCCGTGGTGCGTCCGGAGTTCTTTGCCCAGATGCCACAGTGGATGGAACCCATCACCCACAGCGGTATCGCCATGGCCACGGTCAGTGCCCTGGTGTTGAACGTACTGTTCAACATCCTTGGCGGTGCCGACCGCGCAATGCACAACGACGTCTGTCACCAGCATTGA
- a CDS encoding FCD domain-containing protein: MNEQLQPLKKPARVGKAGRSGTQDDIVYAHIFEAILEQRLAPGTKLSEEALGEIFGVSRTIIRRALSRLAHESVVLLRPNRGAVVASPTVEEARQVFFSRRMVERAITELAVQHATLDQLNELRQMVREERDSFSRGDRGAGIRLSGEFHLKLAEAAGNAPLVSFQRSLVSQTSLIIAQYESGNRSHCSYDEHMQLIDAIEARDAEQAVSLMMHHMDHIDSKLNLDEESASDDLHAVFSHLLKKPKVSVKG, translated from the coding sequence ATGAACGAACAGCTGCAACCTCTGAAAAAACCTGCACGAGTCGGCAAGGCCGGCCGCAGCGGTACCCAGGACGACATCGTCTACGCGCATATTTTCGAGGCCATCCTCGAGCAGCGTCTGGCTCCGGGCACCAAGTTGAGCGAGGAAGCGCTGGGCGAGATCTTTGGCGTCAGCCGCACCATCATCCGCCGCGCCTTGTCGCGCCTGGCCCACGAAAGCGTGGTGCTGCTGCGGCCGAACCGCGGCGCGGTGGTGGCCAGCCCGACCGTGGAAGAGGCGCGCCAGGTGTTCTTCTCGCGGCGCATGGTCGAACGCGCCATCACCGAGCTGGCGGTGCAGCATGCTACCCTCGACCAGCTCAACGAGCTGCGGCAGATGGTGCGTGAGGAGCGCGACAGCTTCTCGCGCGGTGACCGGGGTGCCGGCATCCGCCTTTCCGGTGAGTTCCACCTCAAGCTGGCCGAAGCGGCGGGCAATGCACCGCTGGTGAGTTTCCAGCGCAGCCTGGTCTCGCAGACTTCGCTGATCATTGCCCAGTACGAAAGCGGCAACCGCTCGCACTGCTCTTACGATGAGCACATGCAGCTTATCGATGCCATCGAGGCGCGCGATGCCGAGCAGGCCGTGAGCCTGATGATGCATCACATGGACCACATCGACAGCAAGCTGAACCTGGACGAGGAGAGCGCCTCGGACGATTTGCATGCGGTGTTCTCGCATCTGTTGAAAAAGCCCAAGGTTTCCGTCAAGGGTTGA
- the puuE gene encoding allantoinase PuuE, giving the protein MSADYPRDLIGYGNNPPHPQWPGNARIALSFVLNYEEGGERNILHGDKESEAFLSEMVAAQPLQGQRNMSMESLYEYGSRAGVWRLLKLFKDSGVPLTIFAVAMAAQRHPDVIRAMVEAGHEICSHGYRWIDYQNMDEAQEREHMLEAIRILTELTGERPLGWYTGRTGPNTRRLVMEEGGFLYDSDTYDDDLPYWEPNNPTGKPHLVIPYTLDTNDMRFTQVQGFNCGEQFFQYLKDAFDVLYAEGAEAPKMLSIGLHCRLVGRPARLAALKRFVDYAKSHDQVWFARRVDIARHWHTTHPYKKENA; this is encoded by the coding sequence GTGAGCGCTGATTACCCTCGCGACCTGATCGGTTACGGCAACAACCCTCCTCACCCGCAATGGCCGGGTAACGCCCGCATTGCGCTGTCTTTCGTCCTCAATTACGAAGAAGGTGGCGAGCGCAACATCCTGCACGGTGACAAGGAATCCGAAGCCTTCCTGTCCGAGATGGTCGCTGCCCAGCCACTGCAGGGCCAGCGCAACATGAGCATGGAGTCGCTGTATGAATACGGCAGCCGTGCCGGTGTATGGCGCCTGCTGAAGCTGTTCAAGGACAGCGGCGTACCACTCACCATCTTCGCCGTGGCCATGGCCGCCCAGCGCCACCCCGACGTGATCCGCGCCATGGTCGAAGCCGGCCACGAGATCTGCAGCCACGGCTACCGCTGGATCGACTACCAGAACATGGACGAGGCCCAAGAGCGCGAGCACATGCTCGAAGCCATCCGTATCCTCACCGAACTCACTGGCGAGCGCCCGCTGGGCTGGTACACCGGCCGTACCGGCCCGAACACCCGCCGCCTGGTGATGGAGGAAGGTGGTTTCCTCTATGACAGCGACACCTACGACGACGACCTGCCCTACTGGGAGCCAAACAACCCCACTGGCAAGCCGCACCTGGTGATCCCCTACACCCTGGACACCAACGACATGCGCTTCACCCAGGTACAGGGCTTCAACTGCGGCGAGCAGTTCTTCCAGTACCTGAAAGACGCCTTTGATGTGCTGTACGCCGAAGGCGCCGAAGCACCGAAAATGCTTTCCATCGGCCTGCACTGCCGCCTGGTCGGCCGCCCGGCACGCCTGGCAGCACTCAAGCGCTTCGTCGATTACGCAAAAAGTCATGACCAGGTCTGGTTCGCCCGTCGCGTGGATATCGCCCGCCACTGGCACACCACCCACCCGTACAAGAAAGAGAACGCCTGA
- a CDS encoding ureidoglycolate lyase codes for MRTLMIEPLTKEAFAQFGDVIETDGSDHFMINNGSTMRFHKLATVETAEPEDKAIISIFRADAQDMPLTVRMLERHPLGSQAFIPLLGNPFLIVVAPVGDAPVSGLVRAFRSNGRQGVNYHRGVWHHPVLTIEKRDDFLVVDRSGSGNNCDEHYFTEEQMLILNPHQ; via the coding sequence ATGCGCACCCTGATGATCGAGCCCTTGACCAAAGAAGCCTTCGCCCAGTTCGGAGACGTGATCGAAACCGACGGCAGCGACCACTTCATGATCAACAACGGCTCGACCATGCGCTTTCACAAGCTCGCCACGGTCGAAACCGCCGAGCCTGAAGACAAGGCGATCATCAGCATCTTCCGCGCCGACGCGCAGGACATGCCGCTGACCGTGCGCATGCTGGAACGCCATCCGCTGGGCAGCCAGGCTTTCATCCCGCTGCTCGGCAACCCCTTTCTGATCGTGGTCGCGCCGGTTGGCGATGCACCTGTATCAGGCTTGGTCCGAGCCTTCCGCAGTAATGGCAGGCAGGGCGTTAATTACCATCGCGGCGTCTGGCACCACCCGGTGCTGACGATCGAAAAGCGGGATGATTTCCTGGTGGTTGATCGCAGTGGTTCTGGCAACAACTGCGATGAGCATTACTTCACCGAGGAACAGATGCTGATCCTCAATCCCCACCAATAA
- the xdhC gene encoding xanthine dehydrogenase accessory protein XdhC yields the protein MHQWINALADHQSRGEACVLVTIIEERGSTPRNAGSKMVVSASGLFDTIGGGHLEYKALHIARQMLEEQRTTPHLERFSLGASLGQCCGGATVLLFEPMAAVQAQIAVFGAGHVGRALVPLLAALPCRVRWIDSREQEFPELIPKGVTKVVSEEPVDEVADLPPGSYCIVMTHNHQLDLELTAAILKRNDFTWFGLIGSKTKRVKFEHRLRERGFDEAVMARMRCPMGLTEVKGKLPIEIAVSIAGEIIATYNACFGQHDAAANAGPIAQLLPPSRRSQAI from the coding sequence ATGCACCAATGGATCAACGCCCTCGCCGACCACCAGTCACGTGGCGAAGCCTGCGTGCTGGTGACCATCATCGAGGAACGCGGCTCGACACCGCGCAATGCCGGCTCAAAGATGGTGGTCAGCGCCAGCGGCCTGTTCGACACCATCGGCGGTGGGCACCTCGAATACAAAGCCTTGCACATCGCCCGACAAATGCTCGAAGAGCAGCGCACCACCCCGCACCTGGAGCGCTTCAGCCTCGGCGCCAGCCTGGGCCAGTGTTGCGGCGGCGCCACCGTGCTGCTGTTCGAGCCGATGGCCGCTGTGCAGGCGCAGATCGCCGTGTTCGGCGCGGGCCATGTCGGCAGGGCTCTGGTACCCTTGCTCGCCGCGCTCCCCTGCCGGGTGCGCTGGATTGACTCGCGTGAACAGGAATTCCCCGAACTCATCCCCAAGGGGGTGACCAAGGTCGTCAGTGAGGAACCGGTCGACGAAGTCGCGGACCTGCCGCCCGGCAGCTACTGCATCGTCATGACCCACAACCACCAGCTCGACCTGGAACTGACCGCCGCCATTCTCAAGCGCAATGATTTCACCTGGTTCGGCCTGATCGGCTCGAAGACCAAACGGGTCAAGTTCGAGCACCGCCTGCGCGAGCGAGGTTTCGACGAGGCCGTCATGGCCCGCATGCGCTGCCCCATGGGCCTGACCGAGGTCAAGGGCAAGCTGCCCATCGAGATCGCCGTGTCTATCGCCGGTGAAATCATTGCCACTTACAACGCCTGCTTCGGCCAGCACGACGCTGCCGCCAATGCCGGCCCCATTGCCCAATTGCTGCCGCCCTCCCGCCGCAGCCAAGCCATTTGA
- the guaD gene encoding guanine deaminase: MTVTRKAYRAAILHSIADPAEVGLEASHEYYEDGLLVVDDGRISAVGHASELLPTLDAGIPVEHYQDALITPGFIDTHIHFPQTGMIGSYGEQLLDWLNTYTFPCEKQFADKDHADQVAKIFLKELLRNGTTTALVFGSVHPESVNALFEEAERLDLRLIAGKVMMDRNAPDYLTDTAESGYAESKALIERWHGKGRLHYAVTPRFAPTSTPEQLTLAGQLLKEHPGVYMHTHLSENLKEIDWVKSLFPEQKGYLDVYDHFELLGERSVFAHGVHLCDEECQRLAETGSAVAFCPTSNLFLGSGLFNLPQAERFKVNVGLGTDVGAGTSFSLLNTLNEAYKVMQLQGARLHPYKSLYLATLGGARALRLEDRIGSLRPGNDADFVVLDYKATPLLDYRIQQSNSIEETLFVLTTLGDDRTVRETYAAGRCVHQR, from the coding sequence ATGACCGTTACCCGCAAAGCCTACCGTGCCGCCATCCTGCACAGCATTGCCGACCCGGCCGAGGTGGGCCTGGAGGCTTCCCATGAATACTACGAAGACGGCCTGCTGGTGGTCGACGATGGCCGCATCAGCGCCGTTGGGCACGCCAGTGAACTGCTGCCGACGCTGGATGCCGGCATCCCGGTCGAGCACTACCAGGACGCGCTGATCACCCCGGGCTTCATCGATACCCACATCCACTTCCCGCAGACCGGCATGATCGGCTCGTACGGCGAGCAGTTGCTGGACTGGCTGAACACCTACACCTTCCCTTGCGAAAAGCAGTTCGCCGACAAAGACCACGCCGACCAGGTGGCGAAGATCTTCCTCAAAGAACTGCTGCGTAACGGCACCACCACTGCGCTGGTATTCGGCAGCGTGCACCCGGAGTCGGTGAATGCCCTGTTCGAAGAGGCTGAACGCCTGGACCTGCGCCTGATCGCCGGCAAGGTAATGATGGATCGCAACGCGCCGGACTACCTGACCGACACCGCCGAGTCCGGCTATGCCGAAAGCAAGGCACTGATCGAGCGCTGGCACGGCAAAGGCCGCCTGCACTATGCAGTGACTCCGCGCTTCGCCCCAACCAGCACGCCGGAGCAATTGACCCTGGCCGGCCAATTGCTCAAGGAGCACCCGGGCGTGTACATGCACACGCACCTGTCGGAAAACCTCAAGGAAATCGACTGGGTCAAGTCGCTGTTCCCCGAGCAGAAGGGTTATCTGGACGTCTACGATCACTTCGAGCTGCTGGGCGAGCGCTCGGTGTTTGCCCACGGCGTGCACCTGTGCGACGAAGAGTGCCAGCGCCTGGCCGAAACCGGCTCGGCCGTGGCCTTCTGCCCCACCTCCAACCTGTTCCTCGGCAGCGGCCTGTTCAACCTGCCCCAGGCCGAGCGGTTCAAGGTCAACGTGGGCCTGGGTACCGACGTTGGCGCCGGCACCAGCTTCTCTCTGCTTAACACCCTGAACGAGGCATACAAGGTGATGCAGCTGCAAGGCGCGCGCCTGCACCCGTACAAATCGCTATACCTGGCCACCCTCGGCGGCGCTCGCGCGCTACGCCTGGAGGACCGTATCGGCAGCCTGCGCCCGGGCAACGATGCCGACTTCGTGGTGCTGGACTACAAGGCCACGCCACTGCTGGACTACCGCATCCAGCAGTCCAACAGCATCGAAGAAACCTTGTTCGTGCTCACCACCCTGGGCGATGACCGTACCGTGCGTGAAACCTACGCCGCCGGCCGCTGCGTTCACCAGCGCTAA
- the uraD gene encoding 2-oxo-4-hydroxy-4-carboxy-5-ureidoimidazoline decarboxylase: MTAFNTLKPSALDRDAFVKAFADIYEHSPWVAEKAYDLGQLGELDEIEALHQRMSDILLSANHADQLALINAHPDLAGKAAIQGELTESSTNEQAGAGIHQCTAEEFARFTELNDAYKAKFQFPFIMAVKGSNRHQILAAFEKRIHNDANAEFKEALTQINQIALFRLLQL; encoded by the coding sequence ATGACCGCCTTCAATACCCTCAAACCATCCGCCCTGGACCGTGACGCCTTCGTCAAGGCCTTCGCCGATATCTACGAGCACTCGCCGTGGGTTGCCGAAAAAGCCTATGACCTGGGCCAACTGGGCGAGCTGGACGAGATCGAGGCACTGCACCAGCGCATGAGCGACATCCTGCTCAGCGCCAACCACGCCGACCAGCTGGCGCTGATCAACGCTCACCCGGACCTGGCCGGCAAGGCAGCCATCCAGGGCGAGCTGACAGAATCGAGCACCAACGAACAGGCCGGCGCCGGCATTCACCAGTGCACCGCCGAGGAGTTCGCCCGCTTCACCGAGCTGAACGATGCCTACAAAGCCAAGTTCCAGTTCCCGTTCATCATGGCGGTGAAGGGCAGCAACCGGCACCAGATTCTCGCCGCCTTTGAAAAGCGCATCCACAACGATGCCAATGCCGAATTCAAGGAAGCCCTGACGCAGATCAACCAGATCGCCCTGTTCCGCCTGCTGCAGCTGTAA
- the aqpZ gene encoding aquaporin Z, which translates to MSMSLGKRMGAELIGTFWLVLGGCGSAVLAASSPLGIGVLGVAFAFGLTVLTMAFAIGHISGCHLNPAVSFGLVVGGRFPAKELLPYVIAQVIGAILAAGVIYLIASGKAGFELSSGLASNGYADHSPGGYTLGAGFVSEVVMTAMFLVVIMGATDSRAPAGFAPIAIGLALTLIHLISIPITNTSVNPARSTGPALFVGGWALQQLWLFWVAPLIGAAIGGALYRGLAKEP; encoded by the coding sequence ATGAGCATGTCCCTGGGTAAACGCATGGGGGCCGAACTGATCGGCACCTTCTGGCTGGTCCTTGGTGGCTGTGGCAGTGCGGTACTCGCAGCCAGTTCCCCTCTCGGCATCGGTGTGCTCGGTGTCGCCTTCGCCTTCGGCCTCACCGTACTGACCATGGCCTTCGCCATCGGCCATATCTCGGGCTGCCATCTAAACCCTGCCGTGTCGTTCGGGCTGGTGGTAGGCGGGCGCTTCCCTGCCAAAGAGCTGCTGCCTTATGTGATCGCCCAGGTGATCGGTGCCATCCTGGCGGCCGGGGTGATCTACCTCATCGCCAGCGGCAAGGCCGGGTTCGAGTTGTCTTCTGGGTTGGCTTCAAACGGCTACGCCGACCACTCGCCCGGTGGCTATACGCTGGGTGCGGGCTTTGTCAGTGAAGTGGTGATGACCGCCATGTTCCTGGTGGTGATCATGGGTGCGACCGACTCTCGCGCACCGGCAGGTTTTGCACCCATCGCCATCGGTCTGGCCCTTACCCTGATCCACCTGATCTCGATCCCGATCACCAATACTTCGGTCAACCCCGCGCGTAGCACGGGGCCGGCCTTGTTCGTCGGTGGCTGGGCCCTGCAGCAGCTGTGGCTGTTCTGGGTGGCGCCGCTGATCGGTGCTGCAATCGGCGGCGCGCTGTATCGGGGCCTGGCGAAAGAACCTTAG
- the uraH gene encoding hydroxyisourate hydrolase, with translation MGRLTTHVLDAAHGCPGSSIKVELYRVEGQQLELVNTALTNSDGRVDAPLLQGEDYRTGVYQLQFSAGDYYRARGVQLPAQAFLDVVVLRFGIDESQEHYHVPLLISPYSYSTYRGS, from the coding sequence ATGGGACGTTTGACCACACACGTACTGGATGCCGCGCATGGCTGCCCGGGTAGCTCGATCAAGGTCGAGCTGTATCGCGTCGAAGGCCAGCAGCTGGAGCTGGTGAACACCGCCCTGACCAACAGCGATGGCCGCGTCGACGCGCCGCTGTTGCAGGGGGAAGATTACCGTACGGGTGTTTACCAGCTGCAGTTCAGCGCTGGTGATTACTACCGCGCCCGTGGCGTGCAACTGCCGGCCCAGGCGTTTCTGGATGTTGTTGTGCTGCGTTTTGGCATCGACGAGTCGCAGGAGCACTACCATGTGCCGCTGCTGATTTCGCCGTACAGCTATTCGACCTATCGTGGAAGCTAG
- a CDS encoding NCS2 family permease, with protein sequence MESRKSEAPTLDLAPPLETSWLERIFKLKQHGSTVRTEMIAGVTTFITMAYIIFVNPNIMADAGIDHGAAFVATCIAAALGCLLMGLYANWPVGLAPGMGLNAFFTYTVVGTMGYNWETALGAVFVSGVLFMFLTLSKVREWLLNSIPVSLRHAMGAGVGLFLGLIGLKTAGIIVDSPATLIKLGSLHEPGPLLAAVCFLLIAILSYKRVFGAILISIIGVTVAGWGLGLVKFGGVMSMPPSLAPTWMAMDVAGVFNVSMISVVLAFLFVHMFDTAGTLMGVAQRANLVAPDGRIENLSKALKADSASSVFGAVVGVPPVTSYVESAAGVAAGGRTGLTAVVVGLLFIAAMFFAPLAGMIPAYATAGALIYVAMLMMGSMAHIHWDEATDSIPAIVTVIMMPLTFSVADGIALGFISYVALKAGTGKYKEISASLWVLCAIFIAKFVFL encoded by the coding sequence GTGGAAAGCCGCAAATCCGAAGCCCCTACGCTGGATCTCGCCCCACCGCTCGAAACGAGCTGGCTGGAGCGGATTTTCAAACTCAAGCAACACGGCAGCACCGTCAGAACCGAAATGATCGCCGGGGTGACCACCTTCATCACCATGGCCTACATCATCTTCGTCAACCCCAACATCATGGCCGACGCCGGCATCGACCATGGTGCCGCTTTTGTCGCCACCTGCATCGCCGCTGCGCTGGGCTGCCTGCTGATGGGCCTGTACGCCAACTGGCCGGTAGGCCTGGCGCCAGGCATGGGGCTCAATGCCTTCTTTACCTACACCGTTGTCGGCACCATGGGCTACAACTGGGAAACGGCGCTGGGGGCGGTATTCGTCTCGGGCGTGCTGTTCATGTTCCTGACCTTGTCGAAAGTGCGCGAATGGCTGCTCAACAGCATCCCGGTCAGCCTGCGCCATGCCATGGGGGCCGGCGTCGGATTGTTTCTCGGGCTGATCGGCCTGAAGACCGCAGGCATCATCGTCGACAGCCCTGCCACCCTGATCAAGCTGGGCTCGCTGCATGAACCGGGGCCGCTGTTGGCAGCCGTGTGCTTCCTGCTGATCGCCATCCTCAGCTACAAGCGGGTCTTCGGCGCGATCCTGATCAGCATCATCGGTGTCACCGTCGCCGGCTGGGGCCTGGGCCTGGTCAAGTTTGGCGGGGTGATGTCGATGCCGCCGAGCCTGGCGCCCACCTGGATGGCCATGGACGTGGCTGGCGTGTTCAACGTCAGCATGATCAGCGTGGTGCTGGCGTTCCTCTTCGTGCACATGTTCGACACTGCCGGCACGCTGATGGGCGTCGCGCAACGAGCCAACCTGGTGGCGCCGGACGGGCGTATCGAGAACCTGTCGAAGGCGTTGAAGGCTGACAGTGCCTCGAGTGTGTTCGGCGCGGTGGTAGGTGTACCGCCGGTGACCAGCTATGTGGAGAGTGCTGCGGGGGTTGCCGCAGGTGGCCGAACCGGCCTGACGGCTGTGGTGGTAGGCCTGCTGTTCATCGCCGCGATGTTCTTCGCGCCGCTGGCCGGGATGATTCCTGCCTACGCGACAGCCGGTGCACTGATCTACGTTGCAATGCTGATGATGGGTAGCATGGCGCATATCCATTGGGATGAGGCCACCGACAGCATTCCGGCGATCGTCACGGTGATCATGATGCCGCTTACGTTCTCGGTCGCCGATGGTATTGCCCTGGGCTTCATCAGCTATGTGGCATTGAAGGCGGGCACCGGCAAGTACAAGGAAATCTCGGCCAGCCTGTGGGTGCTGTGCGCGATCTTCATTGCCAAGTTCGTGTTCCTCTGA
- a CDS encoding TetR family transcriptional regulator — protein sequence MSTIRERNKELILRAASEEFADKGFAATKTSDIAAKAGLPKPNVYYYFKSKDNLYREVLESIIAPIMQASTPFNADGDPKEVLSSYIRSKIRISRDLPHASKVFASEIMHGAPHLSANQVEQLNEQARHNIECIQRWIDRGQIAHVDAHHLMFSIWAATQTYADFDWQISAVTGKAKLADSDYDAAAETIIRMVLKGCEPEAA from the coding sequence ATGAGCACCATTCGCGAGCGCAACAAGGAATTGATCCTGCGCGCGGCCAGCGAGGAATTCGCCGACAAGGGCTTCGCCGCCACCAAGACCAGCGATATCGCGGCCAAGGCCGGCCTGCCCAAGCCGAACGTGTATTACTACTTCAAGTCCAAGGACAACCTTTACCGTGAGGTCCTGGAAAGCATCATCGCACCGATCATGCAGGCATCCACGCCGTTCAATGCAGACGGCGACCCGAAGGAAGTGCTGAGTTCGTACATTCGTTCGAAGATTCGCATTTCGCGTGACCTGCCCCATGCGTCCAAGGTGTTCGCCAGCGAGATCATGCATGGCGCGCCGCACCTGTCAGCGAACCAGGTAGAGCAGTTGAACGAGCAGGCCCGACACAACATCGAGTGCATCCAGCGCTGGATCGACCGCGGTCAGATCGCCCATGTGGACGCGCACCACCTGATGTTCAGCATCTGGGCGGCGACCCAGACCTATGCGGACTTCGACTGGCAGATTTCTGCGGTGACCGGCAAGGCCAAGCTGGCCGACAGTGATTATGACGCGGCAGCCGAAACCATCATTCGTATGGTCTTGAAAGGTTGTGAGCCTGAGGCAGCCTGA
- a CDS encoding DUF808 family protein, with amino-acid sequence MAGSSLLVLIDDIATLLDDVSLMTKVAAKKTAGVLGDDLALNAQQVTGVRADRELPVVWAVAKGSFVNKAILVPAALLISAFIPWAVTPLLMLGGAFLCFEGFEKLAHKFLHSKEEDEAQHAARKEAVANANVDLVAFEKAKIKGAVRTDFILSAEIIAITLGIVADSPLTQQIIVLSGIAVVMTIGVYGLVGGIVKLDDLGLWMARKTSRLTQAVGNGILRAAPYMMKSLSVIGTAAMFLVGGGILVHGIEPLHHAIEAFSEGRGGALTGALLNGGVGVIAGAVVLAVVSVAGKLWRAVRPAN; translated from the coding sequence ATGGCAGGAAGCAGTCTACTGGTACTGATCGACGACATCGCCACGCTGTTGGATGACGTCTCGCTAATGACCAAAGTCGCGGCGAAAAAGACAGCGGGTGTGCTGGGTGACGACCTGGCGCTGAATGCTCAGCAGGTCACCGGCGTGCGTGCCGATCGCGAACTTCCGGTCGTCTGGGCGGTGGCCAAGGGGTCGTTCGTCAACAAGGCGATCTTGGTACCGGCCGCGTTGCTGATCAGTGCGTTCATACCCTGGGCGGTTACGCCGTTGTTGATGTTGGGTGGCGCGTTCCTGTGCTTCGAGGGTTTCGAGAAGCTGGCGCACAAGTTCTTGCACAGCAAGGAAGAGGATGAGGCACAGCACGCGGCGCGCAAGGAGGCCGTTGCCAATGCCAACGTTGATCTGGTGGCTTTTGAAAAAGCCAAGATCAAGGGGGCAGTGCGTACCGACTTCATTCTGTCGGCGGAAATCATCGCCATTACCTTGGGGATCGTGGCTGACTCGCCGCTGACCCAGCAGATCATCGTGCTGTCGGGCATTGCGGTGGTGATGACCATTGGTGTGTATGGGTTGGTAGGCGGGATCGTCAAGCTTGACGACCTTGGGCTGTGGATGGCCCGCAAAACCTCCAGGCTGACTCAGGCAGTGGGTAACGGCATCCTGCGGGCGGCGCCGTACATGATGAAAAGCCTGTCGGTGATTGGTACTGCGGCGATGTTCCTGGTAGGCGGTGGGATCCTGGTGCATGGCATCGAGCCGCTGCATCATGCCATCGAGGCGTTCAGCGAAGGGCGTGGCGGGGCATTGACCGGTGCGTTGCTCAACGGCGGGGTCGGAGTCATCGCAGGTGCTGTGGTGCTGGCGGTGGTAAGCGTTGCGGGGAAATTGTGGCGGGCGGTTCGGCCAGCCAATTGA